A stretch of Apodemus sylvaticus chromosome 18, mApoSyl1.1, whole genome shotgun sequence DNA encodes these proteins:
- the Erlin2 gene encoding erlin-2: MAQLGAVVAVASSFFCASLFSAVHKIEEGHIGVYYRGGALLTSTSGPGFHLMLPFITSYKSVQTTLQTDEVKNVPCGTSGGVMIYFDRIEVVNFLVPNAVYDIVKNYTADYDKALIFNKIHHELNQFCSVHTLQEVYIELFDQIDENLKLALQQDLTSMAPGLVIQAVRVTKPNIPEAIRRNYELMESEKTKLLIAAQKQKVVEKEAETERKKALIEAEKVAQVAEITYGQKVMEKETEKKISEIEDAAFLAREKAKADAECYTALKIAEANKLKLTPEYLQLMKYKAIASNSKIYFGKDIPNMFMDSAGLGKQFEGLSDKLGFGLEDEPPEATTKDN, encoded by the exons ATGGCTCAGTTGGGAGCAGTTGTGGCTGTGGCTTCCAGTTTCTTTTGCGCATCTCTCTTCTCAGCTGTGCACAAGATAGAAGAGGGGCATATTGGAGTGTATTACAG GGGTGGTGCCCTGCTGACCTCCACCAGTGGCCCGGGTTTCCATCTCATGCTCCCGTTCATCACATCCTATAAGTCTGTACAG ACCACTCTCCAAACTGATGAAGTGAAGAACGTGCCATGTGGAACCAG TGGTGGTGTGATGATCTACTTTGACAGAATTGAAGTGGTCAACTTCCTGGTCCCCAATGCAG TGTATGATATAGTGAAGAACTATACTGCGGACTACGACAAGGCCCTCATCTTCAACAAGATCCACCATGAGCTTAACCAGTTCTGCAGCGTTCATACGCTTCAGGAAGTCTATATCGAGCTGTTTG ATCAAATCGATGAAAACCTCAAATTGGCTTTGCAGCAGGACCTGACCTCCATGGCCCCTGGACTTGTTATCCAA GCTGTACGTGTGACAAAGCCCAACATACCCGAGGCAATCCGCAGGAACTATGAGCTGAT GGAAAGCGAGAAGACGAAGCTTCTCATTGCAGCCCAGAAACAGAAGGTGGTGGAAAAGGAGGCAGAGACCGAGAGGAAGAAGGCCCTCATTG AGGCAGAAAAAGTGGCACAGGTTGCAGAAATCACCTATGGGCAGAAGGTgatggagaaagagacagagaagaagattTCGGAAATTGAAG ATGCTGCATTTCTGGCCCGGGAGAAGGCGAAGGCCGATGCTGAGTGCTACACTGCTCTGAAGATCGCAGAAGCGAATAAG CTCAAGCTGACTCCAGAATACCTGCAGCTCATGAAGTACAAGGCCATTGCTTCCAACAGCAAGATCTACTTCGGCAAAGACATCCCCAACATGTTTATGGACTCCGCAGGCCTGGGCAAGCAGTTTGAGGGGCTGAGTGACAAGCTGGGCTTTGGCCTAGAAGATGAGCCCCCAGAGGCCACCACAAAGGATAACTGA